One Miscanthus floridulus cultivar M001 chromosome 11, ASM1932011v1, whole genome shotgun sequence DNA window includes the following coding sequences:
- the LOC136492468 gene encoding protein NRT1/ PTR FAMILY 2.13-like, with the protein MFVFLDENEPACGPSWSLRALNDEVGSGGEAFTHKGGLTRFYGWYYAVAMVATFLALTVVLYIQVSVSWGVGFAIPTALMAVAFVVFLVGTKVYVYVPPEGSIFSSVAWVFVVSCRKWRLPLPHPEDARRQEELRYNPPAAVGNGCRVFKLPLTLQLSFLNKAAIVTDAAGEIRPDGAPARPWNLCSVQQVEEAKCLLDIIPVWISGTLWFTVVTELINYTFLQASTMDLHMGKHFTIPPASIVAVLYLSVALFVPVYDLLIVRAAQRVTKAGRGITLLQRQGAGLVVGALAFVVVAAVERRRRHSALAHGSGMSPLSVFLLASQLAVMGVSGGFSMVGQTEFYNTQLPDQMRTLANAAFYCAQGVSSYLATLVVNIVNARTRQHGGSAGWVTDGINAGRIDYFYYAMAVLTGAIFVCSHFYQYKGEQAAETPVGREPVTDSGSSSESDAALLKT; encoded by the exons ATGTTTGTTTTCCTGGATGAGAATGAGCCAGCCTGTGGCCCGAGCTGGAGCCTGCGTGCACTCAATGACGAGGTTGGCAGCGGTGGGGAGGCTTTCACG CACAAGGGAGGGCTGACGCGCTTCTACGGCTGGTACTACGCCGTCGCCATGGTAGCCACGTTCCTGGCGCTCACCGTCGTACTGTACATCCAGGTCAGCGTGAGCTGGGGCGTTGGCTTCGCCATCCCCACGGCGCTCATGGCGGTCGCCTTCGTGGTTTTCCTCGTAGGCACCAAGGTGTACGTCTACGTGCCGCCCGAGGGCAGCATCTTCTCGAGCGTCGCGTGGGTGTTCGTCGTGTCGTGCCGCAAGTGGAGGCTCCCGCTGCCGCACCCCGAGGACGCGCGGCGGCAGGAGGAGCTCCGGTACAACCCTCCGGCCGCCGTCGGGAACGGGTGTCGCGTGTTCAAGCTCCCCCTTACTCTGCAGCTCAGCTTTCTAAACAAGGCGGCCATCGTGACCGACGCCGCGGGCGAGATACGGCCCGACGGCGCCCCGGCGAGGCCGTGGAACCTGTGCAGCGTGCAGCAGGTGGAGGAGGCCAAGTGCCTCCTGGATATCATCCCCGTGTGGATCTCCGGCACCCTGTGGTTCACCGTGGTAACGGAGCTGATAAACTACACGTTCCTCCAGGCGTCAACCATGGACCTCCACATGGGGAAGCACTTCACCATCCCGCCGGCGTCGATCGTCGCCGTGCTCTACCTCTCCGTCGCGCTATTCGTGCCCGTCTACGACCTGCTCATCGTTCGCGCCGCGCAGCGGGTCACCAAGGCAGGACGCGGCATCACCTTGCTCCAGAGGCAGGGCGCCGGGCTGGTGGTCGGCGCGCTGGCGTTCGTGGTCGTGGCCGCCGTggagcggaggcggaggcacTCCGCACTGGCACACGGCAGCGGCATGTCCCCGCTGTCAGTGTTCCTCCTGGCATCGCAGCTCGCCGTGATGGGCGTGTCGGGTGGGTTCAGCATGGTGGGACAGACGGAGTTCTACAACACGCAGCTCCCAGACCAGATGCGCACTCTCGCCAATGCGGCCTTCTACTGCGCGCAGGGCGTCAGCAGCTACCTGGCCACGCTCGTGGTCAACATCGTGAACGCGAGGACGAGGCAACACGGTGGGTCTGCGGGCTGGGTCACCGACGGCATCAACGCCGGGAGGATCGACTACTTCTACTATGCCATGGCGGTGCTCACTGGAGCCATCTTCGTGTGCTCGCACTTCTACCAGTACAAGGGCGAGCAGGCTGCTGAAACTCCTGTTGGACGTGAACCTGTAACGGACAGTGGTAGCTCAAGCGAGAGTGACGCCGCACTCCTAAAGACATAA